CGCACATTTACAATGCTCACTCCCTTTACATTGCGCACCACACTTGGCTTTACGCACGTTAGACACTAGCTCTCCACACACCCACGCAGCATTGCACACACCCCGTTTTACTTCCGTCCAGGCACCCACACAGTCTACCCACTAGCATAGGTTTAGTTACGGACTTATTTTATTAATAAAACCCTTATGTGTTCCCTTGTCTCCGAGTCTCTGCCTCTGGGGTACCCGGCACATTTGGCTGCTTGGAATCGGTTGGGTCCATAAAACAACCGAAAAACGAAGTCAGAGTAACACGTTCAAACACAAAACAATCAGCCcaaatggggaaaaaagggggccaAATATTTCCACAAACtatatttttctgtttttgaCACTTGAAAAGAGTGTCACACATTTGTAGAAAATCTTTTTTCAATATGAAGTATACTTTTGGAGATCccagatattttttttttatttgcccccccccccttttctccccaattgtatccggccgattactcCACTGTTCCTAGCCGTCCTGGTCGTTGCGCCGttgcgctgcagactaccacacgcctccaccgatacatgtggggtcgccagccgtttGTTTTCATCTGACAGTAGGGATGCCAAcaggggcgtggccacgtgggggccaggggggccacggcccccattggtcagatcacggcccccccgctggccccccttcCCCTGTCCCAAGTGGCtagaaaacccccccaaaaaaacaaaaacgcctgcacagaaacagtcaaatggaagctgaaatacatgcattattattattagcctattattattaagtcttgtcctttgccagtaaagttatgagcccaatgggctcatatttgtgtaaatccaagtgtaaaagcaagagtgtgtaagtgcagcatggcaagtccaagtgatgtagttgatttatttgtgtgtgttcaggataaTGAACTTTTGGCTTCATTGCGTGCATTTTCCCTTCAAGCTGTTGAAATACTAAATGAAATTTCTGTCTTTACACTTCACAACACTTAAACCATACCCCTTGCATTAACACCCGTGCATGGGGCATGTAGATTAGATGAATGATACCATTCCATACCCTTTGGCTATACACAAtccatggcattgttaaaagggctatcataaacttcgaaagtagttttaaaatattagttttgacaagtgccaccctaattaaatggctggaccccagctgcccccccccagtaaaaaaaaTCCTGGCTACGCCCCTGGAACTCGACTTCGTTCCGGgagattttcttttttgttccgttttttgttttttttgggggggggagtctAGTGTGTTCGGACCAGAATTGTCACGACAACCTATAAATAGCCTTACCACGGTACAACAGAACAAATCTAATCGCAAAAATGTGCACCCCCACTCTTCCCCATTACACAGCTATGTGCAACGCCAACCCAcgggtctctctctcacacacacacacacacacacacacacacacacacacacacacacacacacacacacacacacacacacacacacacacacacacacacacacggcctatGGTCCCTCTCGTTATAACTATGGCGGCACAGCGTGCATTCAGCAGTAATGTCATCAACTTTTCCTACCCGGTTTTTGAAACCCTCTTCCTCGCACCACTTGTCTTGAAAATGGCCAAGATATTTCTTTTCCGTGGTTCTGCCATGTCGACCGCGGTTCGGCTTAACGTTAACGGCAACTGTAACGTGCTTCCTGTAGCGCTAACGTTAGCTGTAGACTAGCCACGTCGTCACTAGCGCGTGCGGCAGCGTCACCCGGCGCCCTCGCGTACACGCTTGCGCGCGATTGTTTAAATATCACAGCGCCAGTCTTCAGAATAAGAGTCCCGCTCAGTAAACCCGttgatattgtaaccggttattttcttgcccggtgcgggattcgacacgaggtgtactgcaccacaaggagacatcactaaccgctcggctaaagggtcagacccgttaactaggggctaacgtgtcttattggtagtttacagtcgtcatcctccccggaagcgcgccctcgcgctttgttcttcccgcgctccgaagagacttctgaggatctgcacacttccggatcccaccgctgccaccaatgtaaccggttattttcttgcccggtgcgggattcgatacgaggtgtactgcaccacaaggcgacgtcactaaccgctcggctaaagggtcacacccgttagctaggggctaacgtgtcttattagtagtttacaacatcAATTTGAACACATTTTTAAATTTCAGATGGTCAAAAAATCTCCCGGATTGGATTTGCTGTTGTCCGGGAGACCGGGGCCAATCCGGGAGGGTTGGCAACcctgcctgacagtgaggagttttgccagggggatgtagcgcgtgggagatcacgccccccccccgcagtttcccctccttcccgaacaggtaccccgactgaccagaggaggcgctagtgcagcgataagggcacacacacccacatccggcttcccacccgcagacgcagccaattgtgtctgtagggacgcccgaccaagccggaggtaacacggggattcgaaccggcgatcggaatagaccgccacactacccggacgccctgtctcAAGTATTAATTAGTTGTCAAGTCGACAGAAGACACGGTGTGCTGAAGACTATTTCAAGCCTCGCATCGTGCGCACACCCTCCAGCAACAGGcattttatgttttgtttggtttttgtcttCACGACAAAGCatcatattgtaaactactaataagacacgttagcccctagctaacgggtgtgaccgtttagccgagcggttagttgatgtcgccttgtggtgcagtacacccgtatcgaatcccgcaccgggcaagaaaataaccggttacaatatgatCATTTCTCTAACACGGCGACGACAACTACTACACATGTGGTGAGTCACCCAATCTTGAAAGACAAAGGCCGTCGTTCCTTCAAACACAAGGCCCCCAACAACTTGACTGACAGCTGTGCAAACTGATAGAGGGGTTAGATGACACCTGAGCTCCCTGGTGATTTGTGCGCCCCTGATGACAAAGGAGACCTGCCTGCCGCCCCGCAAAGCATCATGGTAAACCCCAGCTTGCATGACAACAAACCCTCGGTGGGCCGCCCCAACTCAGTATACTAACTCTGTCTTTTCTATAACGGtacttattgttgttgttgttgtgtaatTATTTTAGATTGTAGAACAGCCAGCAATATGTTCCAACGGTTAGTAGTTTAAAAAAGTATGACGAAGAATTAACCCTAAGAACGCTGGGGGGAAATAACTATGAAAATGTTATCACTGCGTGCAGACGTCAGACGGTGCGAGATAGCAAAAACACTCCCGACGAGGCCGGGCAGAGCGTGACGTCATCCGATACCCGCCACACGCATCGTGTTTCGCCACCACGGTGTCGGGGATACCGGCGATGGTTTATTCATAAGCTCCGCTCCTCACGTGGCCGAGTCCTCGgacgcggggggtgggggggtggggggtgttctCACGGAGAAACACGGCATCTTAAACCTTAAGATTTCCCCACACCAGAACAAGGTCTAATGTCAGTCTGTGATCCCTCCTCACTTGtgccccacccacacccacacccacacccacacccacacacacacacacacacactgtgactcCCACAGTCATGTGAGCGGACCCCTCGGTGCAGTCGGAGGAGCATGGACGACTGCAGGCCAAGCGGGAAGGGGGTATAGACCAAGCGGGAAGGGGGTATAGGCCAAGCGGGAAGGGGGTATAGGCCACACCCGAGCGGGAAACGGGGCAAATCAGATTAGACGAGCCCGTTCCTGCCTTCGCTTCAGCGTATGTATCCGCAGCTTCCGGCTCATGATCTCCACAGCGTCCAGCACAACTGAGATGGTCACCCAGGGCAAGATCCAGATCAGCAGCCTGGAGAACATGGAAGGTAGCCTATCTAAATACTCCTAACATCCAcctcgtcttttttttcttcttcctttaaaTTCAAATAAGTACTCCGCAGAAAACTTTGATATTTGTAAAACAACGCCACGTTAACTTTTAGTAAATGATGTTGTATTTTCATTTGACCCATTAAGTGAAGgactgttgttgttttgtttcactttctgGTTTTGCACAAGCGCAAGTTGGGCATGGCAGGggttaaaaaaaacccagaacaaAATGTTCTCAGGGGGTTTATAAAGACGTGCAAATGATCGTCCAAAAACCCTGGAGTTACCCAACAGCAGCCCAGGAGGACTCGATACCACAACACTTCCCGTAGAGACTAGTTGCATCACTGCGTCGTTACGGATTTTCACCTGATTCACCCACACCACACCGAATGTGTTAGTCacgtagttgtgttgtgttttactTGGCCTGCAATGTCTAGTTGTGTGAGCAGAAGGGCTACGCTGGCGGAGTTGTGAGTCTGTgcgagtctttgtgtgtgtgtgtgtgtgtgtggggggggggggtcgcacagGAAGAGAGCCGGCGTACATTAGAGGAACAATGGAAAATATGCAATCATCCTGTTAAAGCCAAGTACTTTTCTTTTACAGATAGTAAGAGCTCTGGGAGGCTAGGATGCGGTGCCTGGCTGCTGTTCATCATATCCATGATCTTCGTCGTTGCAACCTTCCCCCTGGcaatattcatgtgtgttaaGGTAAAGTGTGGGCAAAGGGATTTCAGAAGCAGCAATGCAACTTCTCATCTGGCTCAGTGATGCAAAACCAATGTCGTCCCGTCACTGATCGcccgatgtttgttttttttggatctcCAGATAGTCAAGGAATATGAGCGAGCTGTCATTTTCAGACTCGGTCGGATCACAGACAAGAAACCGAAGGGACCAGgtaagagtcaagtcaagtcagttttacttgtatagcccaatatcacatattgcaaatttgcctcagggggctttacagcaacacaacatcctgtccttagaccctcacatcagataaggaacaactcccttaaaaaaaaaaaaaaaaaaaaaaaaaaaagcccttcaacagggagaaaaaataggaagaaacctcagggagagcaacagaggagggatctctctcccaagacggacaacgtgcgatggatgttgtgtttacacaatttacagaatacaacactgaaagaggataacagaattataatggaattataaaatttatgaagaatgatgaggaggatgccaagcagcgtccagatgccaccggaacagcccaggacctgagccacgccaccagcatcaccatggaaaaacgatatatataaaaagaaaatgtgatgaggaggatgccaagcggcgtccaggtggcaaccaccgtcaccacggagacctgggaggaggaccaactgcatgtgcacacaagggagactcacgtgacaccattcacagaaaaagagaagggaaaggacatcattcggagagagagagagagaaaagacatgtgagagaagagaacagtttgcaatagtcattagtcataatcagttaagtcatcaattagtcataatctatacactataatctggttggcagaacagtggtcggTGAATTCACCGAGACAGAagaccgacccgccatgcagtacaggtggtGAAGCACTcggcttaaaggcaactaattgtaagctaaggcaaaaagatgagtttgaagtctggatttaaaggacttgacagactctgatggtctgatggcagcaggcaggttattccacgagAACGGAAGGGAAGAGCTCTGCTCGCTCTACTAAACCATCAAGCGGTGCCTTAGTCAATCTCCTGCACCATTTTAAAACCATACATGAGCGGTACCAAAATACGGTTCAGCGGAATTCCCCAGTATTCCTCagccgccagggaagaggaaaagaggaaggccgaagaggaggtttatgggtgtagtgagggaggacatgctggtgtgacagaggaagatgcagaagacaggaagaaatggaaacagatgatccgctgtggcgacccctaatggcagcagccgaaagtagcagtagtagcagtagtagtagtagtagtagtagcagtagtagtaggaatTCCCCAGTATAATGTTTTCAACCACTCCTTTGCTGGACTGGCTTGAGTCTCATGAAATCCAGAGAGTGTGCTGTGGGGTTCTTTACTAATCAAAAGGGCTTTAAAAGCCCCTTGGGTCCTCTGTCTCAGTCTTATAGGGAACTAACAAACCTATTAGCCGGTTTAATTGGGTTTTAAAGGGCTGGTTCTGAAATGGGATTAGTTCTGAATGGATGCAATTGTCCTTTGAACGCATGGTCTTCTCTTTTTCAGGACTTTTTTTTGTCCTGCCTTGCACCGACACGTTTGTGAAAGTGGATTTGAGAACTGTTACCTTTGACATCCCTCCACAAGAGGTAGAGTTTCCCCTAATTTACTTTTCATTTCCCAGATATGAGTGTCATTACTACAGGTATCCCAATGGTTAAAATCACAGTTGTGTAAATATGATGTAACGCAGCCTGTTTCAGCATTTTCTTTGGTAGTTATTTCAGCTTTACATAGATGATGACAACTAACATAGATGTTTTGGTTTTTTACTTCGGCAGATCCTAACCAAGGACTCGGTGACAGTGTCTGTGGATGGTGTGGTGTACTTCCGAATATTTTGCCCGATCTCGGCTGTGGCCAATGTCTCCAACGCCCACTTATCTACGCAGCTACTAGCACAGACCACCCTGAGGAATGTGCTCGGGACGAAGAACCTGGCAGAGCTGCTGTCTGACAGAGAGGGCATCTCACATAATATGCAGGTAGGCACAAAGCCGTGTGTACTGCGGTGGAACAGTTACAGAGATTACAGTGAGCTTTTAAGCAAAATTAGTAGTATGACTTCAGCGGgaatttttttttggcatttcaaATGTACCTGCAGGAGGCCTTGGACAATTCCACCGATACATGGGGTATTAAAGTGGAGCGCGTGGAAATCAAGGATGTTAAACTGCCCAGTCAGCTGCAGAGGGCCATGGCGGCAGAAGCAGAGGCCAGCCGGGAGGCCAAGGCGAAGGTAAGGCGGGGCAACAAAGGATTGAACAGTGGACCAAATAAATCTGAACTGATTGCTTCAATTTAGAGCCGCGTATGGGGCTGGGACAGCATATTTAGCATTTCTGCCTGAATGCCAAAACACGTGTTGGTTGCATCTGTCCGCACTTTAGGTTATTGCTGCAGAGGGAGAAATGAACGCCTCCAGGGCACTGAAAGAAGCCTCCCTGGTGATTGCCGAGTCACCATCTGCTCTCCAGCTGCGCTACCTGCAGACCCTCAACACCATTTCTGCGGAGAAGAACTCCACCATCGTTTTCCCGGTCCCTATAGATCTAATCCAGCAGTTTATCAACAGGAAGTGATGTCATGACTATGTTCCCTGTGTTCTTGCGACTGAATCCAGTCAGATTTGTATCGTGTTGTTTAGGGTTCAGCGACGTCCCTTGCATTTTAACCGAATTTCCCTTTGCGTTATGAGCTCAGTCCTTACACAGATATATATTTGGATTTTTAATAACACTCTTTGCTATTTTCCCGTCCATAGTAATCGCATCAAATAGCAATAATTTAATACAACAACGACATTTATCCAAATCATATATTGCTTCTCTACACACTTTAAAATGTGATTTAATATTTAGATCCAAAGTGCAACATATACAGTACAGATGTTAGTGTCTCGTCACTGACGGCATGTTCTAACTACCTAAGCTACAATTGCAgttctgtaaaaaaaagaaaaatctagaaaaaaaaacacacacctcAAATGCAAGACGATCTTAAAAAGACATGCGTTCATTTCAACGTATCGGGAGGAAAACGGTGTGCTGAAATACTGAAATACAATCTTTACAACGTAAGTCCTGTAAACAACCGACAATGGTACCGACAGCCGCGTGACAACTCGGTCCGCTCAGACACCGACTGACTGTAAACAACGTCCCCTACTCTAGCGTGGGACAAACATTCAGGCCATGAGAATGACGTCATGTGTCCACAGGACACACAGGCAACCAGTGCAGTTGGGAGTACCTGATATCGAGAAATATCATTTCCAATACTTTTTCGTCAAACAGCGCGACTTAGCGGTGTTTAAGCTAGCTCGGTTGTCCCGGCGGCAGTCTGGAGACCGCCGACGTCACATGAGGGGCCCCGGGGAACCAACGCAACGGagaaggtggtgggggggggcgtttCTAATAATATTCATCATTTAGCAGCAAATAAATGCATTTCTCTAagcacatttttttttcaattttgtatttttctaagcaattttttttttttttacccactggTAGTAAATGCTCTTTTGAATACTTTAAAATCTACTGTACATCCCAATCATACTCCCACGTTGGGAAGTGAGTACGGTTTGCAAATGACACAACCGAGCGGAGAGCTTACTTAACTGTATGTATGCACATAGGAAAGGAAAAGTGTAACGACTGAGAAATTAAAAAGacgaaacagaaaaaaaaaaagttatggcaGTTGCTTTCCTTTGACGAGTCATAAGTCTCCTTGAGACCTGAGAAGTTTCCCCCGGACCGGGGAAATGAGGTAACAGCTTTCACGATTGATTCTCCTCCATATTCGACGTTTTTCATATCGCCTAAGGAATTCCTATGGAGGATGAAAGGCCGGAAGCCACTAtggtgttccccccccccccccacattatgCTTAGGAGGTGAAGCCCACACCCCGCTTGTGATACACATACAACTCAGATAATAAGCAATGCAAAAGACAGCAACAAGTCCAGCCAGTTGTACAAGACATGATAAGgtacacttaaaaaaaaagaaaaaaaaaggtttctatAATATGAACAGAGAAAATACGTAGTCACCACGTTTCCGGTCATACTGTACCGGTACTGTACAACAACATCAACGACAATCTTAAAGGACGTTCCCCCAAAGATCATTCCGAGATTTTCCATGGAATGTCTGTTGGATATGCAACCTGTGAAATCCCCATCTTCTGGGTTAATACGATGTGACTAATGCACTCAGATGGTATTAAGAGGTGCAGGTTAAGGCCAGCACCGCTAACGGGTAGGTTTGCTGAGTCAACACGATCGGCTCCAGGCATGACAACTGCTGTGCATAGTGAATGGTATCATTTGATGACGTTCCCCTGGGAGGGTCTcccccgtcccggttgctgctccacctcctctgccgatccggggagggctgcagactaccacacggctcctccgatacatgtggagtcgccagccccttcttttcacctgacagtgaggagttttgccagggggatgtggcgcgtcacgctattccccccagttccccccccggaacaggcgccctgaccgaccagaggaggcgctagagccgtgaccaggacacatatacccacatccggcttcccacccgcagacacgtccaattgtgtctgtagacacgcccgaccaagccagaggcaacacggggattcgaaccggagacccccgtgttggtaggtaacggaatagaccgctacactaccagaCGCGCCCCCCTTGGAGGTTTTAAAAAGATTCCAGGCTTTGTTTTTTAGTAATGGCATGTAACTAGCCTGCACTGTGAACACGGTCACATTAACCTGAAGCAGATAGTGAATGAGGGGCGCCAACCACCGAGGAAAAGGTGGGTTTGTATGCGGGCTATGGTGAACTGTATTATTCACCGGTTTAATTCCTTAAATGGCTTTACTTTGactttgttttggatgaaaggaGAGGCAACAAATGTAAATGAAGTTACATTACCCTTTGGCCCAACAGTGTGCCTCCTCTGCTCCATACCCACATGCTGCAGTTTGTCCACAAAACACACCTCTCACTATCATCATAACTGGAAGACAGTTCATGCTTtgcagaaagcaaaaaaaaagaaaaggataaGATACTTGTGCAGTAGTTACGAAATGCTATGAATAATATTCATATAATTAATTACATGACATTGGCAGTTCATTGGAGCTCTGAGCTGTTGTGTAGTTTTAACCATACACAGCAGGACAGTTTACACTGCAGTTTGGAAGGAAAGTAAAGG
This DNA window, taken from Lampris incognitus isolate fLamInc1 chromosome 7, fLamInc1.hap2, whole genome shotgun sequence, encodes the following:
- the stoml3a gene encoding stomatin (EPB72)-like 3a, yielding MISTASSTTEMVTQGKIQISSLENMEDSKSSGRLGCGAWLLFIISMIFVVATFPLAIFMCVKIVKEYERAVIFRLGRITDKKPKGPGLFFVLPCTDTFVKVDLRTVTFDIPPQEILTKDSVTVSVDGVVYFRIFCPISAVANVSNAHLSTQLLAQTTLRNVLGTKNLAELLSDREGISHNMQEALDNSTDTWGIKVERVEIKDVKLPSQLQRAMAAEAEASREAKAKVIAAEGEMNASRALKEASLVIAESPSALQLRYLQTLNTISAEKNSTIVFPVPIDLIQQFINRK